The following nucleotide sequence is from Bacillota bacterium.
CTTCAAATATGGCATCAAACTTTACACTATTTTCCTTTTCATAGCTTTTAAACGCTTCCCATTGTTTATCCAATGTTTGGTTGCTGGTGCTGATTCTTATATCCATATAATGCCATTTAATGCTCCTCCCATTTTATTAAAATCCTATTTTTATTATTAAACGTATAAAAAAACCTAGCAATTGCTATTAGACACTTTTGTGTATAAAAAATACCTAATTTTTACAATTTTTTAGACACTTTCTATGGTTTTCGAAGTGTATAAATAAACTTTAGTTTAATTTTACATTTAAAAATGCTAAATTGATTATTATATATATATTTAGTATAACCTGACTTTGACACCTAAATTTTGTAAAATTGCCCTCTCCACCTTGAAATAAGATGGTTTGGGCATTAGTATTGTTGCAAATTTCCCTTGTGAAAAACCAATTTTTTTTGACATCCCCTAAAATTTTTTAATCTCTCCAAGCTTCATATATTTTTTAGTTAAATCAATACCCAAAGCTTCACCAATGGCATCCGTTACATCATCCCTGTAGTCAAACATGTAAATATTCTCTTTGACATGGCTACAACATACATTTCTTAAACTTTCTAATATCCGGGAGGCTGAATATTTGTTATTTAATCTATGCTGGAGAATTCTGGCTATAACAAGCGCAATAAAACAAATGAGGAAGTGTGCCTGTATCCTATCCTCCCCCGACAAGTAGACAGGCCTGGCTTCAAAATCGCTTTTTGTTATCTTAAAAGATTCTTCAATTTTCCATAATCCCCTGTAAATATCTATAATTTCATCATCTGTCTTCTTAAATTCGCTTGTTACAATTGCATAATACCCGTCCAGCAATTCTTCTTCCTTTACTTTTGCTTCATCAAATGCCAGGGCTCCTTTTGGGGTGATTATTTCTCCGGTTTCTTTGTCAAAATAAAGATTTTTTACATACTTTGCAGCTCCATGGGAGGTTGCCCGATTTAATTTCGCCGGATCTCTAATAAGCTCTTTTGCTTTATCCAATGCAGGTTGCCTTTCAGCTTTGGCTCTCCTATCATAATCCTTGCTATAGAATATAACCTGTTTTTCATCAATCTTCACTTTTATCTTTTTTCCATCTTCCTCAACTTCAATTTCCCATGGATACAACCTTGACTTTCTCTTGTATTCGTCTCCGTACCAGGTATACCCGCTATCTTTGAGGATATAAGCTTTTAGCTCCTTGTTCGCACGCCTCACGCTTTGACTGAAAACATAGCCATTATCCCTTTTCAGGTTGTAATATATATTGTCAACCGTATTGATTCCCTTGTCCGCCACAACAATAATCCTTCCAAGGTCAAAATTTCTCCTCATTTCTGTCAATACCGGTACCAAGGTCGTGCAATCATTGTCATTGCCTTTGAACAATTTATATGCAATCGGTATGCCGAGAGTATTTATCAACAAGCCCATCCGGACTATCGGGTCTGGACGGTGCTCCTTTGACACACCATTTCTCCTAAGTTCGTCGGGTTCGTCAATATCAAAATAGTAGTTGGTGACATCGTAGTAAACAGTCTCGGTGTTCCTTCCATATTGCTCTTTTATATGATTGTATATAAATAACTGGAGTGCATCCCTGTGTTTATTGATATGAGTCAGCGCCCTGTAAACGTCAATAAGTGAAAAATCTGAATTCTCAAAAAAATAATTTTTATTGGCAAAGGATTTCTTTTTAGAACATGGAATCAATAGTCTTGAAAAAACCATAAGTTTCATAACGTTGTTCAGACTGTAGTTAATATCAAGATGCCTTTGGCGATTTGTAAGGAATTTATCGATTTCCAGTTCGTGATATATTTTGCTTGCAGCTGCATAGCCGAAATTATATTTATTGAATGTATTTTTATCAAGTTCTTCCTTACACCAAAAAAGCCTTGCACTGCAAGGCCTCTAAAGTTTATTTGATAAATTTTTACTGTCAAACTAGAGATGTCGAATATTGTCGTAAATTTACATTAAAAATAATTATTGACAAATTTTTTGATAGAGTATATAATAAATAATGTCATTATTTACGTAAAATAGTAGTTATACTAGATAATATAAAATAAATATAAGAGTTGACTAATAGAATGTAAAATATTATTACAGCAAATTACTCCCATAACAAGTTTTGATTTGGTAATAGGACAGCAGGATATGGGAATACGTATAATAGAGGAATTACAATATAATAAAAGCACTTATTGGTCGTTAATCGTCGCTAGGTCGCGTTAACTGTTGATAAGGAACATACAACAAAAGTCATTGTAGCTTATTGTTTAGGATAAGCGAAATGGCGAAGCTATTGTCTTCATAAGGGGAAAGTCAAGATGGGCAATTGGTTTGTATTCTTTGTACAAACAGGCAGAGAGCAAACAGCCTGTGATTTTCTAAATAAATTATTTGATAGAACAGAATCTATCGCGTTTATTCCTCAAGTACAGTTGATTTTCAAGAACTCAAAAATAATACGCAAAGAGCTTAAACCGATGTTTCCCGGGTATGTTTTCACTGATTCAGAATTAGACGAGAGAACATTTATAACTCAAGCATCCAGATTTGCAAGATTCTCAAAATGCATATTTAAATTGCTTTATAATGAAAGTATTGATTATATGAAAGTGGCTGAAGATGAAAAGAACTTTTTATTAAGTCTTTGCGATGATAGATATGTTGCAGAAGAGTCTAAAGGATTTATAATTGGCGATAAAATATTTGTTACTTCAGGTCCATTACAATGCAGAGAAGGTATTATAAGGAAGATTGACAGGCATAAAAGACACGCAGAAATTGAAATGACATTTCTTGGCGATAAAAGACGGGTAAGTGTTTCTTTGGAGATTGTGTCAAAGATATTATAATTATATTTTTATGTAGTTGATATACTTCCGGATGGTTATAAGGATATTGCATTTGTAGATATAAATGTATTATAGATTGATGAAAGCACTGTGCTGCTTCCTAAATACATTACCTAGGGGTTGGTGGACGATTTAATGGACATAGTTGCCGAGGGCAATGAACTGGACTGTATAATAAGAGATATAGACTTTCAGGATTAAAATTTATTGTAAATGATAAGCACATTGATTAATTTATTACAATATAAATGAGGGTACTGTTATATAAAATCATGTTTCTCGGACATGTTAAAAAACACATACATTTAGGGTGGTAAAAACTCGGCATGGACATAAAACCCGTACATATTAATACATTTAATTGCTTTGAAGATATGTATATATCAATAGCAGAATGGTTAAAGTGTGGATATATCTTCGCTTTTACCGAATGTTGGGGATTTTCATACAGTAAAAAGGAAGGTTCCAAAATCGAAGAATGTATTTCTTTGAATCGAGAAAATATCTTCAAAAATTTAGAATTGTACCATGGATTGAGTATTAAAAAGGAAGAAGAAACCAGTTACTAAGCTCTAGTCAATATTATAAAAAATAATATAGATGAAGGCCTTCCAGTTGTTATTGCAATCGACAGTTACTGGTTGCCTGGTGATCCGGCATATAAGAATTACCATTTTAAATACCATTATATTATGGTTATCGATTATAATAATGAGAAAAACGTGTTATATTGTATTGATCCGTACTGGAGAAGGGACAAATTTGAATTTCCTTATGAAAATTATAAGAACGCTCATGCTGATTTTGTATTCACATTCGGTTATTTCCCACAAAGCGTAGTAAGTTATTCGTGGATTGATATTGTACATAAAGTTCTTAATAATATGGTAAGAAAAGAAGATGCTAACCCTTTTATTCAAATGAGGGAACTTGCAGTAGATATATACAAAGCGAATATAATAAAAGGGAAATCGATTTATCCGACCCTATTATATTTTTACGCATATCTGAAACGCGGACAAAGCTAAAACTGCTTTTTGCTTGTTTAAATAGAAAGTTTAGTCTTGGTATTGAAGAAGTGATCGAGCAGTTTGCCTTAAGCAGTTCAAAATGGAATCTTGCGCGTTTGCTGTATTTTAAATACAAATGTAAAAACGATGAATCCGATAAAATTATTAAAAAAACAGCATCATTAATAAATGAAATTTCTTATATTGAAGAGAATACATATAATATACTAAAGAATCTATGTAAGACTAAACGTACAAAGGATATCCAAGAAGTCCGGCATGAAGGCAAATATGTTAATATGATGGAAATATCGGTTCACTTTAACAACAAAGCATTTATTAATGACCTCAGCGAGTTTTCCGGCAATTTATGCAGCGGCATACATATCTGGAGAAAGGAAGAACACCCGCAGAACCTGGGGCATTATTTTATCCTTGACAGCATTCTCAAAGAAAAAATTTTATATTTGGATAAAATAAAATTCCTATTACCAGAATATGGGAAAAACGATAATATTGTCTGCTGTGGACAAAAGATATCAGTACCCGAAAAAAATACCGAACACTTGCATTACTTGGGTGTGGCTATTATAATACATGTGATTATTTAAAAATTGAATATATTGATGGCTCAATAGAAAACATTTTTATTTATTTGACATTTTTTCTGGGAGTTGTGGAAACATACAATAATGAAATGATTGCATGGTCTGGAAAAAGTGCTTATAAAAATGATAAAGGAGAAGTGATAGTTAATAAATTGCCTTCGAATATATTTGCTAGTTTTTATTATTTAAAAAACAATAAGAAAAAGAAGGTTAGGCAAATAATCATGCCTGATAATAGCAATATGCATATATTTGCAATTTCCATGATGTATTAAATAAGTATAGGTTCTCACATATATGCATGGATTCATTTAACTGTTTTAAAGACATGCCATGCTATGACAAAAGATATAGTTACAAGAAAAAACGTTTAAATCTTACATTGCCCGGATGTAGTTTTTGTAGCGGATACGGTTATTGAGAATTTAATATGACAGCGGCTCAATAGAAACATCTTAGTTGACTTGATATTTTCCAGAAGGTATTGGAACATACAGTAACGAAATGATTTTGTGGCCAAGGCCAAAGAAAAGTGGCTTGCAAAAATGACAAATCTAGACTATATAGAGGTTGTTTTTATGGTTGAAGTATATGGTATAAGAATCGACACTAATATAGATGAAAACATTTTTTACAACCTGTTGGAACTGGTTTCTCTTGAAAAAAGGAAGAAAATAAAACGGTACAGATTTTTTGAAGATTCCCATAGGTGCCTTCTTGGAGACATATTAGCAAGATATGCTATTTGTATAAGGTTAGGCGTAAATAATAATAAACTTAAATTCGGTAAAAATGAATATGGCAAACCCATCCTGCTTGAACCAGCAGGCATTCATTTTAATATCTCTCATTCAGGCAACTGGGTGGTATGCGCGCTAAGCGATAAGCCTATCGGAATAGATATAGAAGTCATCAAACCAATTGAATTCAGTATTGCTAAAAGATTCTTTTCGAAAGATGAATATAATGACTTATTAAATCAAGGAAAAGATCAACAATTAGAATATTTCTATATGTTATGGACATTGAAAGAAAGTTACATTAAGGCCGTCGGAAAAGGGCTGTACATTCCATTGAATACATTTACAGTAAGAATAGAGAATAGCAATATAAGCATAGATATTAAAAATAAGCACAATCCCTGTTACTTCGAACAATATAAAATAGATAAGGGTCACATTATTGCGGTATGTATATTTAACGAAGATTCCAAGCTGGATATGCATGATATTAAAATAATAATTCCATCGCATTTGTTGACTTTAAAAAAGATATTTAAGATTTGTAAAGCTATAATGTTTTAAAGGAGAAAAACAATAGATGAAAAAAGAATGTATAAAACTGCCATTTGTTGTGCCCCCTATTATTACATACAGCACCATATCATTTCCACTTGCAGTTATACTTACTGACAACAAAACGTTGGATTGGTTCTATTCAAATTATATTAACTTATTATCAACATATGATTCCAGTCAATCCGATAGTGTGAAAAAATCTTTTAAATCATATGCCCTAAATTTTATTGGCGGTGATAGTTTTGGAGGAGTTCCGTTTATAGAATATAAAGCAAACAGAAAAAGCCTGCTTATTGTGAATTTAAATTTTGCGCAAAAAATATAAAAATCATGATGTCGGATTATTTAAATAGCCGAATTTCAATGGAACATTTCAATATATACTATGAGGACAGCAAAGGCACGGCAATACCTCCGGATAAAGAAACAAATTATGAATTTTGCTACAATTCGCATTTTAAAACAAAGCACATTTATGGGGTTGAATGCTACAGATTTGTCAATGATTATTTGAAATATATAATACACAATTTGCTATATTCGAGAATTGATATCAGGATATTTAGACTGCTAATGGAACATAAAAGACTTATGGTAGAAAGATTAAAACATTATCATTGCTGTGATTATTTTAATGTTGATATATCAAAATATATTGAAATTGCAGGAAAAATAAGCGAAGAGTTCAGCAAAATTTTCTATTCTATTTTAAAAAACAGAATTAAGAGAGGCATAGGTGATAATTTACTTATAAAGGTAAAAAACAAAATTATCGAATATGCAATGATTGAAGAAGAATATTTGAATGATGTTTTATTAAAAATTTAGTAAAAACGTGAAAAGAATATAAATAAACATGAGCAACGAAAGTTAAATTTAAGTTGATATAATAGCAAAAAAACTGTATTAAACCAATAAATCCGGGAATATTTTCTTATAAAGGGAATAGGTCTCTCCATATTTGTTTCCTAGAAATTTCAATAAATATCATTTTTCAAGAGCACAAATTAGCATACAGTACTT
It contains:
- a CDS encoding IS1634 family transposase, which encodes MKLMVFSRLLIPCSKKKSFANKNYFFENSDFSLIDVYRALTHINKHRDALQLFIYNHIKEQYGRNTETVYYDVTNYYFDIDEPDELRRNGVSKEHRPDPIVRMGLLINTLGIPIAYKLFKGNDNDCTTLVPVLTEMRRNFDLGRIIVVADKGINTVDNIYYNLKRDNGYVFSQSVRRANKELKAYILKDSGYTWYGDEYKRKSRLYPWEIEVEEDGKKIKVKIDEKQVIFYSKDYDRRAKAERQPALDKAKELIRDPAKLNRATSHGAAKYVKNLYFDKETGEIITPKGALAFDEAKVKEEELLDGYYAIVTSEFKKTDDEIIDIYRGLWKIEESFKITKSDFEARPVYLSGEDRIQAHFLICFIALVIARILQHRLNNKYSASRILESLRNVCCSHVKENIYMFDYRDDVTDAIGEALGIDLTKKYMKLGEIKKF
- a CDS encoding recombinase family protein, coding for MDIRISTSNQTLDKQWEAFKSYEKENSVKFDAIFEDKQSGKDLTEVNMKR
- a CDS encoding 4'-phosphopantetheinyl transferase superfamily protein — its product is MTNLDYIEVVFMVEVYGIRIDTNIDENIFYNLLELVSLEKRKKIKRYRFFEDSHRCLLGDILARYAICIRLGVNNNKLKFGKNEYGKPILLEPAGIHFNISHSGNWVVCALSDKPIGIDIEVIKPIEFSIAKRFFSKDEYNDLLNQGKDQQLEYFYMLWTLKESYIKAVGKGLYIPLNTFTVRIENSNISIDIKNKHNPCYFEQYKIDKGHIIAVCIFNEDSKLDMHDIKIIIPSHLLTLKKIFKICKAIMF
- the loaP gene encoding antiterminator LoaP, which produces MGNWFVFFVQTGREQTACDFLNKLFDRTESIAFIPQVQLIFKNSKIIRKELKPMFPGYVFTDSELDERTFITQASRFARFSKCIFKLLYNESIDYMKVAEDEKNFLLSLCDDRYVAEESKGFIIGDKIFVTSGPLQCREGIIRKIDRHKRHAEIEMTFLGDKRRVSVSLEIVSKIL